A genomic stretch from Corynebacterium sp. 21KM1197 includes:
- a CDS encoding galactokinase family protein, whose product MLPSTSVMDRAKAHHLKEIEVLPTLGAQAPGTWCVIGEHTDEFGGTVVVSPLDLATAVVLSPRHDGVLSLRGEFAGTNIPSVTVRIRHAATNSAVLQRAARLITTLIQRQILSRDTAGFDITVCSDVPLGSGLGALHSFDAALGLALYPEAHSPAEAPLRARLASICSQAVRSLPGTQVLRARHIAALRGISGRPCVVNYSDGSVTDSLPLHSSRMVALAIGAPHSGMEPARGNAENPVSSKANATGTTAQPTIPADQSSTAEPPTDHSTVPTQPTTRPAAPTSSTAPTASTAPGLPEHASPGNTASRSTPASTQRRFIEDAAHAFGTEYLRLLPDSTPRVLDWLKAVYAVHDPQGYPSVEEASGLLRFWEEETQRSHHLVSLLRGRRGGEVPALLNESRLATVAAYGTASPALTNLTQACLELSAASVRPTRSGVSEWVAVLVEEDKAAAFRQNITQQDISRENIVEKDGATSTPQTTNSQPVSPVSVIPLHPGETARAYEFPA is encoded by the coding sequence ATGCTGCCATCCACCTCCGTCATGGATCGCGCCAAAGCACATCACCTCAAGGAAATCGAGGTTCTCCCCACGCTGGGTGCTCAGGCACCCGGCACCTGGTGCGTTATTGGCGAGCACACCGATGAGTTCGGAGGAACCGTGGTGGTGTCTCCCCTGGATCTCGCCACCGCGGTGGTCCTCAGCCCTCGGCACGATGGCGTTCTCTCCCTGCGCGGCGAGTTCGCCGGAACTAACATTCCCTCCGTCACGGTCCGGATCCGTCACGCCGCCACCAATTCCGCGGTGCTTCAGCGCGCAGCCCGCCTCATCACCACCCTGATTCAGCGCCAAATCCTCAGCAGAGATACCGCCGGTTTTGACATCACCGTGTGCTCCGACGTTCCCCTGGGCTCTGGATTGGGCGCGCTTCATTCCTTCGATGCGGCACTGGGCCTGGCCTTGTACCCGGAGGCTCACTCCCCGGCGGAGGCCCCCCTGCGCGCGCGCCTAGCCTCGATATGCTCCCAGGCGGTGCGCTCCCTTCCCGGAACGCAGGTGCTGCGGGCCCGGCACATCGCGGCACTGCGGGGAATATCCGGCCGCCCCTGCGTGGTGAATTATTCCGATGGGTCTGTCACGGATAGCCTCCCCTTGCACTCCTCGCGCATGGTAGCGCTAGCGATCGGTGCACCGCATAGTGGTATGGAGCCAGCCCGAGGCAATGCGGAGAACCCCGTGAGCAGTAAAGCCAACGCAACCGGCACCACCGCACAGCCCACAATCCCCGCTGATCAGTCCTCCACCGCAGAGCCTCCCACGGACCACTCCACAGTGCCCACCCAGCCCACCACCAGGCCTGCCGCACCCACATCGTCCACAGCACCCACAGCGTCCACTGCCCCCGGCCTCCCCGAGCACGCTTCCCCCGGGAACACCGCTAGCCGCAGCACCCCCGCCTCCACGCAGCGGCGCTTCATCGAGGACGCCGCCCACGCCTTTGGCACGGAGTACCTGCGCCTGCTTCCCGATTCCACGCCTCGGGTCCTGGATTGGCTCAAGGCCGTGTATGCCGTACACGATCCCCAGGGATATCCCTCCGTTGAGGAGGCCTCCGGCCTCCTCCGCTTCTGGGAGGAGGAGACGCAGCGGAGCCATCACCTTGTTTCCCTGCTTCGTGGGCGGCGCGGTGGTGAGGTTCCCGCTTTGCTCAACGAGTCCCGCCTCGCCACCGTTGCGGCATACGGGACTGCCTCCCCGGCCCTCACCAACCTCACCCAAGCGTGCCTGGAACTAAGCGCCGCCAGCGTGCGTCCCACTCGCTCCGGCGTATCCGAGTGGGTCGCGGTGCTGGTGGAGGAGGACAAGGCTGCCGCATTCCGGCAAAACATAACCCAGCAGGACATATCCCGGGAGAACATCGTGGAGAAAGACGGCGCAACGAGCACACCCCAAACAACAAACTCACAGCCGGTCTCCCCGGTGAGCGTCATTCCGCTGCACCCCGGCGAGACGGCCCGCGCATACGAGTTCCCGGCTTAG
- a CDS encoding SPOR domain-containing protein — translation MQEKEAQWFYHPTTGEVTQGLGGSWTDRMGPYATREEAEQALEKAAQRNDAYDAQDDDWD, via the coding sequence ATGCAGGAAAAAGAAGCGCAATGGTTCTACCACCCCACCACGGGTGAGGTGACGCAGGGACTCGGCGGATCCTGGACGGACCGCATGGGGCCCTACGCCACGCGGGAGGAAGCCGAACAAGCCCTGGAAAAAGCCGCACAGCGCAATGACGCTTACGACGCTCAGGACGACGACTGGGATTAA
- a CDS encoding glutamine synthetase family protein produces the protein MNSQQEFVLRTVEERDIKFIRLWFTDILGYLKSVMMAPSELESAFEEGVGFDGSAIEGFSRISEADTIALPDPSTFQILPFDEGAEVQTARMFCDISMPDGQPSWNDPRQVLRRQVQQAADEGFTCMISPEIEFYLCTNTAQEDADPQPKPTDNGGYFDQSTRNATPKFRRQAMLALEAVGIATEFSHHETAPGQQEIDLRHAEALTMADNVMTFRYLMKQVALRNDAQATFMPKPFQQWAGSAMHSHISLFEGDSNAFHDPDAEYSLSHTAKQFIAGILRHAPEISAVTNQWVNSYKRIIFGDEAPTAATWGVSNRSAMVRVPTYRLTKAESRRVEVRSIDTGCNPYLAYAALLGAGLKGIREGYELGDPAEDNISQLTRRERRAMGYVDLPSSLDHALHRLEESELMAEILGERVYEFFLRSKWREWRDYQEQITPWELRSNFNY, from the coding sequence ATGAACAGCCAACAAGAGTTCGTGCTGCGTACCGTTGAGGAACGCGACATCAAGTTCATCCGCCTGTGGTTCACGGATATTTTGGGGTACCTCAAGTCCGTGATGATGGCCCCCTCCGAGCTGGAGAGTGCCTTTGAGGAGGGCGTGGGCTTTGATGGCTCCGCCATTGAGGGATTCTCGCGAATCTCTGAGGCGGACACCATTGCGCTGCCCGACCCCTCCACGTTCCAGATTCTGCCCTTTGATGAAGGGGCGGAAGTGCAAACGGCACGAATGTTCTGTGATATTTCTATGCCGGACGGCCAACCCTCCTGGAATGATCCCCGCCAGGTGCTCCGCAGGCAGGTGCAGCAGGCTGCTGATGAGGGATTTACCTGCATGATCTCCCCGGAGATTGAGTTTTACCTGTGCACGAATACCGCTCAGGAGGACGCTGATCCACAGCCCAAACCCACGGATAACGGCGGGTACTTCGATCAATCGACCCGAAATGCCACGCCCAAGTTCCGCAGGCAAGCCATGCTCGCCCTGGAAGCGGTGGGCATTGCCACGGAGTTTTCGCACCACGAGACGGCTCCCGGACAACAGGAGATTGACCTGCGCCATGCGGAAGCGCTCACGATGGCAGATAACGTCATGACATTCCGTTACCTCATGAAGCAGGTGGCGCTGCGTAATGATGCGCAGGCCACCTTTATGCCCAAGCCGTTCCAGCAGTGGGCTGGTTCGGCCATGCACAGTCACATCTCTCTCTTTGAGGGAGACAGTAATGCCTTCCATGATCCTGATGCGGAATACTCTCTATCGCATACCGCCAAGCAATTCATCGCCGGTATTTTGCGGCACGCGCCGGAAATATCTGCGGTCACAAATCAGTGGGTGAATTCATACAAGCGAATCATCTTTGGCGATGAAGCGCCCACGGCGGCCACGTGGGGGGTATCTAACCGCTCCGCGATGGTGCGGGTTCCTACCTATCGGCTCACCAAGGCGGAATCGCGCCGGGTGGAGGTTCGCAGTATCGATACCGGATGTAACCCGTACCTTGCCTATGCTGCGCTTCTCGGTGCCGGGCTTAAGGGGATACGGGAAGGTTATGAATTAGGCGATCCGGCTGAGGATAATATCTCTCAATTGACTCGGCGGGAGCGCCGAGCGATGGGGTACGTGGATTTGCCATCCAGCCTGGATCACGCCTTGCACCGTTTGGAGGAATCGGAGCTTATGGCTGAGATTCTTGGGGAACGGGTGTATGAATTTTTCCTGCGTTCCAAGTGGCGCGAATGGCGGGATTACCAAGAGCAGATTACTCCGTGGGAACTGCGGAGCAATTTTAACTACTAA
- a CDS encoding zinc ribbon domain-containing protein, whose protein sequence is MKLSNSEQRDLLELSTLLRSASVVGTRPQRSAEEEEVERLRAERQRLSTAAASARMAVEDMEAEILRIQEDERKLRKREREDKRELGATEDEERRRDLKHDLYSAKSRIADLMSELQEAHNEVHALRGNRDLHEDKLKDLAGRLEAAERAAAEHGAQAPQDDSEARIREIEAALGEDAVAEFQRQREENGVGAAAFNGRSCGGCFIVLPAADRSEIARTPADEVPQCPNCGSYLIRQGSSS, encoded by the coding sequence ATGAAGCTCAGCAACTCTGAACAACGCGACCTCCTGGAACTATCCACCTTGCTCCGCTCGGCCTCCGTGGTGGGTACCCGCCCGCAGCGCAGCGCGGAGGAAGAGGAGGTGGAGCGGCTGCGTGCTGAGCGCCAGCGCCTTTCCACCGCCGCCGCCAGCGCGCGCATGGCCGTGGAGGACATGGAGGCGGAGATCCTGCGCATCCAGGAGGACGAACGCAAACTGCGCAAGCGGGAGCGCGAGGATAAGAGGGAACTCGGGGCCACCGAGGACGAGGAACGCCGCCGGGATCTCAAGCACGATCTTTACTCCGCCAAGTCCCGCATCGCCGATCTGATGAGCGAACTACAAGAGGCCCACAACGAGGTTCATGCCCTGCGTGGAAACCGGGATCTGCACGAGGACAAACTCAAGGACCTGGCCGGGAGGCTTGAGGCCGCCGAGCGGGCCGCCGCGGAGCACGGCGCTCAGGCTCCTCAGGACGACTCCGAGGCTCGGATCCGGGAGATCGAGGCGGCGCTGGGTGAGGACGCGGTGGCGGAGTTCCAGCGCCAGCGCGAGGAAAATGGCGTGGGGGCCGCGGCCTTCAACGGGCGCTCCTGCGGCGGGTGCTTCATCGTGCTTCCCGCCGCCGACCGTTCCGAGATCGCGCGCACCCCGGCCGATGAGGTTCCGCAGTGCCCCAACTGCGGCTCCTACCTGATCCGCCAGGGGAGTTCCTCGTGA
- a CDS encoding CYTH and CHAD domain-containing protein, whose protein sequence is MSTTQFLEVEAKYAVSADDSVPDLTKILNVHSIEAAQQYELSAIYYDTRDLRLTRSKITLRRRIGGKDDGWHLKLPDTGSGRLEISAALNPEITPGEAAPRLTRGTTDSVPEELLGHVRAVVRGHKLIPIAQVDNLRVESALKAENGSTVADFCDDRVTAWSLLPDASPEPRHWREWEFELAESLATTKLGRQILESADEQLTTVGAVDSHSPSKLLTALGESFNLAPTPPTPLVFRKYDDRDEAFAGVLHALIATRDSLVEQDPGARRGDRRSVSTMLNAIRDLRSVLSMFIELFDHERWDNRIATASDIEAELKQLTVVLHRACDADAVAHQVHALLDADATELIDQQARQRLEHDVDSRNKRAYYRVGAALDSERYLTMLDTLDEFLADPPLPGRMERRKATAIIVRAVKRGYVDFKNLRSSALEVFDDPEVTESEYEAHLSQMHKVAERLRTVSRVSLEFTPYDSGRLSKESKKLVDTLLDAQYSVSVCELILKRARQAAGRGEDTFAYGLLYQAERERSRKILRAIDQRHRSVKSSYKRFKRSIA, encoded by the coding sequence ATGAGCACCACTCAGTTTCTCGAGGTAGAAGCCAAGTACGCCGTGAGCGCGGACGATTCTGTTCCAGATCTCACCAAGATCCTCAATGTCCATTCCATTGAGGCCGCGCAGCAGTACGAACTCTCTGCCATTTACTACGACACCCGTGATCTTCGCCTTACTCGTTCGAAGATCACGCTGCGGCGCAGAATCGGCGGAAAAGACGATGGTTGGCACCTCAAACTCCCCGACACCGGCAGCGGACGCCTAGAAATCAGCGCCGCCCTCAACCCGGAAATCACTCCCGGGGAGGCCGCACCACGCCTTACTCGCGGCACAACTGATTCTGTCCCGGAAGAACTCCTCGGCCATGTGCGCGCTGTGGTCCGTGGCCACAAACTCATCCCTATAGCCCAGGTGGATAATCTGCGTGTGGAATCTGCCCTCAAAGCCGAAAACGGCAGTACCGTGGCGGACTTCTGCGATGATCGCGTGACGGCCTGGTCCCTTCTTCCCGATGCCTCCCCGGAACCGCGCCACTGGCGCGAATGGGAGTTCGAGTTAGCGGAATCCCTCGCCACCACAAAGTTAGGCAGGCAGATCCTCGAATCCGCCGATGAGCAACTCACCACCGTGGGTGCCGTGGACTCCCATTCCCCATCGAAATTGCTCACGGCCCTTGGGGAGAGTTTCAACCTTGCCCCCACGCCTCCCACGCCACTCGTTTTCCGAAAGTACGATGACCGCGATGAAGCCTTCGCGGGTGTTCTCCACGCCCTCATCGCCACCCGGGACTCTTTGGTGGAACAGGATCCCGGTGCCCGCCGGGGCGACCGACGCTCAGTAAGCACCATGCTGAATGCCATCCGCGATCTGCGCAGCGTCCTCAGCATGTTTATTGAGCTTTTCGATCATGAGCGCTGGGATAACCGCATTGCCACCGCCTCCGATATTGAGGCGGAGTTGAAGCAACTCACCGTGGTATTGCACCGCGCCTGCGATGCCGATGCCGTGGCGCATCAGGTTCACGCATTGCTGGACGCAGACGCTACCGAACTCATCGATCAGCAGGCTCGGCAGCGCCTAGAGCACGATGTAGATTCCAGGAATAAGAGGGCCTATTACCGCGTGGGGGCGGCACTGGACTCGGAACGTTACCTCACCATGCTCGATACTCTTGATGAGTTCCTTGCCGATCCCCCGCTGCCGGGGCGAATGGAACGTCGCAAAGCCACCGCCATCATCGTGCGCGCGGTCAAGCGCGGCTACGTGGATTTCAAGAATCTCCGCAGTTCCGCTCTGGAGGTTTTTGATGATCCCGAGGTCACCGAGTCCGAGTATGAGGCCCACCTTTCCCAGATGCACAAGGTGGCGGAGCGGCTGCGCACGGTATCGCGCGTGTCCTTGGAGTTCACCCCCTATGATTCCGGCAGGTTGTCCAAGGAATCAAAGAAACTCGTAGACACATTGCTCGATGCCCAATATTCCGTGTCCGTGTGCGAGTTGATTCTCAAGCGCGCCCGCCAGGCGGCCGGACGCGGCGAGGATACCTTCGCCTACGGGCTGCTGTATCAGGCGGAGCGGGAACGCTCTCGGAAGATTCTCCGGGCGATCGATCAGCGTCATCGCTCGGTGAAATCCAGTTATAAGCGCTTTAAGCGTTCCATCGCTTGA
- a CDS encoding Nif3-like dinuclear metal center hexameric protein, with protein sequence MSEEQSPGAVSAAASTVGSVREVIEAAYPPELAESWDHVGLICGDPQARVRTVAFALDCTQAVAERAVEMGAQMLVVHHPLLLRGAHSVAADTPKGKVLHTLITGGVALMAAHTNADSARPGVNDRLAELVGITPGRPIKPTDPAAEDLDTATGLGRVGVLPKPMPLRDFVQRVADALPKTEWGVRAAGDPEQMVRTVAVSSGAGDSFLDAVRDLGVDVYVTSDLRHHPVDEYLRAGGPAVIDTAHWASEFPWTQQAAQIVAEQTGLRTEVIDIRTDPWTLSAHPQG encoded by the coding sequence ATGAGCGAGGAACAGTCTCCGGGGGCCGTGAGCGCCGCCGCGAGCACGGTGGGAAGCGTGCGCGAGGTGATCGAGGCAGCCTATCCGCCCGAACTGGCGGAGAGCTGGGATCACGTGGGGCTGATCTGTGGCGATCCGCAGGCACGGGTGCGCACCGTGGCTTTTGCCCTGGATTGCACCCAGGCGGTGGCCGAGCGCGCCGTGGAGATGGGCGCGCAGATGTTGGTGGTCCATCACCCGCTCCTGCTGCGCGGCGCGCACAGTGTGGCCGCCGATACTCCCAAGGGCAAGGTGCTGCACACCCTGATCACCGGGGGCGTGGCGCTCATGGCTGCCCACACCAATGCCGATTCCGCCCGCCCCGGCGTAAACGATCGCCTGGCGGAACTGGTGGGGATCACGCCGGGTAGGCCCATCAAGCCCACCGATCCCGCCGCCGAGGACCTCGATACCGCCACCGGACTGGGGCGGGTGGGGGTGCTGCCTAAACCCATGCCGCTGCGGGACTTTGTGCAGCGGGTGGCCGACGCCCTGCCGAAGACGGAATGGGGCGTGCGCGCCGCCGGGGACCCGGAGCAGATGGTGCGCACCGTGGCGGTATCCTCCGGGGCCGGGGATAGCTTCCTCGACGCCGTGCGCGACCTGGGGGTGGACGTGTACGTCACCTCCGATCTGCGTCATCACCCGGTGGATGAGTACCTGCGCGCGGGAGGGCCCGCCGTGATCGACACCGCGCACTGGGCCAGCGAGTTCCCGTGGACGCAGCAGGCCGCGCAGATCGTGGCGGAACAAACCGGTCTGCGCACCGAGGTCATTGATATTCGCACCGACCCGTGGACACTCTCCGCGCACCCGCAGGGGTAA
- a CDS encoding bifunctional [glutamine synthetase] adenylyltransferase/[glutamine synthetase]-adenylyl-L-tyrosine phosphorylase: MAVSKSRVSIPTPAVLGLGGGRAAEDIRDLGWDNPESLDVLWALAGSGDPDQALNILVRLVAALEEAGEAEAFQQTLRENHSFRIRLMALVGGSVALGDDLAAHPESWRELIAPLPSREEMIRGLLDAVDAIPASYALSAQEADAEGVEEAGWFDPARDDLSTVGTYRARSADMAAQRRLKERYRLFLMRIAAHDLAGTYPSTKRQEGLDPVPFEKTTALLSDLADAALTASLALAVENVYGDSPLDARLAIIALGKCGAGELNYISDVDVIFVGSEVTPRITRLAGECARIGSRHFFEVDANLRPEGRSGSLVRTLESHLAYYHRWAETWEFQALLKARAQTGYVPLGEKYREELAPLVWAASQRDSFVEDVQAMRRRVLENVPADMRDRELKLGRGGLRDVEFAVQLLQLVHGRSDESLRVPATVAALRALVDAGAIGREDGQGLIQAYEFLRLLEHRLQLYRLRRTHTLPEEGDRPAMNRLALTSGYGAAEGKSSVDNLRTTLRRVRFLISELHSKLFYRPLLNSVVNMSVDTLKLSPDAAKLQLAALGYRFPDRAFEHLTALASGTSRKSKIQAMLLPTLMDWLSQTADPDAGLLNYRKLSDAAYDRSWFLRLLRDEGVVGQRLMMILGSSPYTAALIISSPDFVKTLGDGAGGPKILDKAPGTVSSSLVSAAGRHRDPDKAIAVARSLRRTELARLASADLLGMMDVRSVCRGLSMVWNAVLEAALQAEIRSRLPEAQGGTKEVTGLGKTEPEGEGRSGGGTPGLVEAPARIAVIGMGRLGGAELGFGSDADVMFVAEPQPGQDEHEALRWAASVCESMRSRLAKPSGDPPLEVDLGLRPEGRSGAVVRSISSYHRYYSSWGEVWETQALLRATVVAGDREVGTEFLHMIDEFRYPKDGISAAAIREVRRMKARVDEERLPRGADRNTHTKLGRGALTDIEWTVQLLTMMHAHDYPALHNTSTLEVLDVLEDQSILPSDQVRVLREAWLEATNVRNALVLVRGKRTDQIPEPGPQLVQVAGAAGWEPAQYQVFLEDYLKKTRRARRVVDQVFWGEPSMR; the protein is encoded by the coding sequence ATGGCGGTATCTAAGTCTCGGGTCTCCATACCTACTCCCGCTGTTTTAGGGTTAGGCGGTGGACGTGCGGCGGAAGATATACGTGATTTGGGGTGGGATAATCCAGAATCCCTCGATGTCCTATGGGCTCTAGCCGGATCGGGAGACCCAGATCAAGCCCTCAACATTCTCGTTCGCTTGGTAGCGGCCTTGGAGGAGGCTGGTGAGGCGGAGGCGTTCCAGCAAACGCTGAGAGAGAACCATTCTTTCCGTATTCGACTCATGGCGTTAGTGGGGGGATCGGTGGCTCTGGGTGATGATCTGGCAGCGCATCCGGAGTCCTGGAGGGAACTGATTGCGCCGTTGCCGAGCAGAGAAGAAATGATCCGAGGCTTGCTTGATGCGGTAGATGCGATTCCAGCAAGTTACGCCTTGTCTGCTCAGGAGGCAGATGCTGAGGGAGTCGAAGAGGCTGGGTGGTTCGATCCTGCTCGTGACGATCTCAGTACGGTGGGGACGTACCGGGCGCGTTCGGCGGATATGGCGGCGCAGCGGCGGCTAAAGGAACGGTATCGCCTTTTCCTTATGAGGATCGCCGCTCATGATCTTGCCGGTACCTATCCTTCCACTAAGCGGCAAGAGGGGCTAGATCCGGTTCCCTTTGAAAAGACTACGGCTTTGCTTTCTGATTTGGCCGATGCGGCCTTGACCGCGAGTTTGGCCCTTGCCGTGGAGAACGTATATGGCGATTCTCCGCTGGATGCTCGCCTTGCGATCATTGCCTTGGGCAAGTGCGGGGCGGGGGAGCTGAATTATATTTCGGATGTTGATGTCATATTCGTCGGCAGTGAAGTGACGCCTCGTATTACTCGCTTAGCGGGAGAATGTGCCCGGATCGGTTCACGGCATTTCTTTGAAGTAGATGCTAACCTGCGACCCGAGGGGCGGTCGGGTTCCCTGGTGCGCACCCTGGAATCTCACCTTGCTTATTATCACCGATGGGCAGAGACCTGGGAGTTTCAGGCTTTGCTTAAGGCGCGCGCGCAGACCGGCTATGTGCCCTTGGGTGAGAAATACCGCGAGGAATTAGCGCCTTTAGTGTGGGCGGCGAGCCAGCGTGATTCCTTTGTTGAGGACGTGCAGGCTATGCGGCGCAGGGTGCTGGAGAATGTGCCTGCGGATATGCGCGATAGAGAGTTGAAACTCGGTCGCGGCGGATTGCGCGATGTGGAGTTTGCGGTGCAACTCCTGCAACTGGTGCACGGAAGGTCCGATGAATCCTTGCGCGTCCCGGCCACCGTGGCGGCTCTGCGTGCGCTGGTGGATGCTGGGGCTATCGGGCGGGAGGATGGCCAAGGGCTTATCCAGGCGTATGAGTTTTTGCGCCTCCTGGAGCATCGTTTGCAGTTATATCGGCTGCGCCGTACTCATACCTTGCCGGAGGAAGGTGATCGCCCTGCGATGAACCGCCTGGCGCTCACGTCTGGTTACGGGGCTGCGGAGGGGAAATCCTCGGTGGATAATTTGCGCACCACGTTGCGGCGGGTGCGTTTCCTCATCTCCGAACTGCACTCGAAGTTGTTTTATCGTCCACTGCTTAATTCCGTGGTCAATATGTCAGTGGATACCCTCAAACTTTCCCCTGACGCGGCTAAGCTGCAACTTGCGGCGCTGGGGTATAGGTTCCCGGACAGGGCCTTTGAACATTTGACGGCGTTGGCTTCTGGAACAAGCCGCAAGTCAAAGATTCAGGCGATGCTATTGCCCACGCTGATGGATTGGCTTTCTCAGACTGCCGATCCTGATGCTGGTTTGCTTAATTATCGTAAACTTTCGGACGCCGCCTATGATCGCAGTTGGTTCCTGCGCCTTCTGAGAGATGAGGGTGTGGTGGGGCAGCGTTTGATGATGATCTTGGGGTCCTCGCCTTATACGGCTGCACTTATTATCTCTTCCCCTGACTTTGTTAAGACGCTGGGTGATGGTGCTGGCGGACCGAAGATTCTGGATAAGGCACCGGGAACGGTCTCTTCTTCCCTAGTTTCGGCTGCCGGTCGCCACCGCGATCCCGATAAGGCCATTGCGGTTGCGCGTTCCTTGCGCCGGACAGAGTTGGCGCGATTGGCCTCGGCGGATCTGCTGGGAATGATGGACGTGCGTTCGGTGTGCCGGGGGTTGTCAATGGTCTGGAATGCGGTGTTAGAGGCGGCTCTTCAGGCTGAGATTCGCAGCAGGTTGCCGGAGGCACAAGGGGGCACTAAAGAGGTAACAGGTCTAGGAAAAACCGAACCCGAGGGTGAGGGGCGGTCGGGGGGTGGCACGCCAGGTTTGGTGGAGGCACCGGCCCGTATTGCCGTGATTGGTATGGGGCGTTTGGGTGGGGCCGAACTAGGCTTTGGCTCTGACGCCGATGTGATGTTTGTGGCGGAACCTCAACCGGGGCAGGACGAGCATGAGGCGTTGCGGTGGGCGGCAAGCGTGTGTGAATCCATGCGCTCGCGGTTGGCGAAGCCCTCGGGCGACCCTCCTCTGGAAGTGGACTTGGGTCTGCGACCAGAAGGGCGTAGCGGTGCAGTCGTGCGATCTATTTCCTCGTATCACCGTTATTACTCCTCGTGGGGTGAAGTGTGGGAGACGCAGGCGCTCTTGCGGGCCACGGTGGTGGCTGGGGATAGGGAGGTGGGGACGGAGTTCCTACACATGATTGATGAATTCCGTTATCCGAAGGATGGGATCTCTGCGGCGGCTATTCGAGAGGTGCGCCGCATGAAAGCGCGCGTCGATGAGGAGAGGCTGCCTCGGGGTGCGGATAGGAATACGCATACGAAGCTGGGGCGAGGTGCGCTGACGGATATTGAGTGGACCGTGCAGTTGCTCACCATGATGCATGCTCATGACTATCCCGCCTTACACAACACTTCCACCCTGGAGGTCCTTGACGTCTTGGAAGATCAGTCCATTCTTCCCTCGGATCAGGTGCGGGTATTGCGTGAGGCGTGGTTAGAGGCCACGAATGTGCGTAACGCGCTGGTACTGGTGCGGGGCAAGCGGACGGATCAGATTCCAGAACCAGGGCCGCAGTTGGTGCAGGTGGCAGGCGCGGCGGGGTGGGAGCCCGCGCAGTACCAGGTGTTCTTGGAGGATTATCTGAAAAAGACTCGGCGTGCTCGCAGGGTGGTGGACCAGGTGTTCTGGGGAGAGCCGTCCATGAGGTAG
- a CDS encoding bifunctional RNase H/acid phosphatase has translation MKVCIEADGGSRGNPGIAGSGSVLYDAPRATVLREQAYVVGKSATNNVAEYYGLLIGLEAARDYGATEVAVYMDSKLVVEQMSGRWKIKHPDMQKLARRAKQVMSTFDSVTFQWVPREKNKKADALSNVAMDAAARGAKPGMVKDTGAVFAEVGSARPEGGARARSDSSAVVSASEGMTTAAQWLNPEEKPITRLILVRHGETEHTVRGCYSGQSDPDLTQKGTAQAERAARVVRSLVGDVTPTILSSPLTRTRRTAQKVAQAVAGSVTVEEGLIEVDFGDWDGKEIARAQTENPRLHSAWLKDTSVAPPGGESLDDLHRRITALCRRLLQEHEGSTVVLVSHVNPIKSLLRQALGGGPEFFHRVFVDVASVSVVEFIGERGLIRGINIGRGGESAAP, from the coding sequence GTGAAGGTATGCATAGAAGCCGATGGTGGCTCCCGCGGCAACCCCGGCATTGCCGGGTCCGGCAGCGTGCTTTACGACGCCCCCCGTGCCACGGTCCTGCGCGAACAGGCCTACGTGGTGGGGAAGTCCGCCACGAATAACGTGGCGGAATACTATGGTCTGCTCATCGGCCTGGAGGCTGCCCGGGATTACGGGGCAACCGAGGTGGCGGTGTACATGGACTCCAAGCTCGTGGTGGAGCAGATGTCCGGCCGCTGGAAGATCAAGCACCCCGATATGCAGAAGTTGGCGCGGAGAGCCAAGCAGGTGATGAGCACCTTTGACTCCGTGACCTTCCAGTGGGTGCCGCGCGAAAAGAACAAAAAGGCCGATGCCCTCTCCAACGTGGCGATGGATGCCGCCGCGCGGGGGGCGAAACCGGGAATGGTGAAGGATACCGGGGCGGTGTTTGCGGAAGTCGGCTCGGCTCGCCCCGAGGGCGGTGCGCGGGCGAGGTCCGATTCCTCCGCCGTGGTATCGGCCTCCGAGGGCATGACCACCGCAGCGCAGTGGCTCAACCCGGAGGAAAAGCCCATCACCAGGCTCATTCTGGTACGCCACGGGGAGACCGAGCACACCGTGCGTGGTTGCTATTCAGGGCAGAGCGATCCCGACCTCACGCAAAAAGGCACCGCGCAGGCGGAGCGTGCCGCGCGGGTGGTGCGCTCGCTCGTGGGAGACGTCACGCCCACGATCCTTTCCTCGCCCCTGACCCGAACCCGCCGCACCGCGCAGAAGGTGGCCCAGGCGGTGGCGGGATCGGTGACGGTGGAGGAGGGGCTCATCGAGGTGGACTTTGGCGATTGGGACGGCAAGGAGATCGCCAGGGCGCAAACGGAAAACCCCCGGCTCCACTCCGCCTGGCTCAAAGACACCTCCGTTGCGCCCCCGGGCGGAGAATCCCTGGACGATCTGCACCGGCGGATTACCGCGCTGTGCCGGAGGCTGCTTCAAGAGCACGAGGGCTCCACGGTGGTGCTGGTGAGCCACGTCAATCCCATCAAGTCCCTGCTCCGCCAGGCTCTGGGGGGCGGGCCGGAGTTCTTCCACCGGGTTTTCGTGGACGTAGCCTCCGTCTCCGTGGTGGAATTCATAGGCGAGCGTGGGTTGATCCGGGGAATCAACATCGGCAGGGGCGGCGAGTCCGCTGCTCCGTAA